Proteins from a genomic interval of Cryptococcus neoformans var. grubii H99 chromosome 8, complete sequence:
- a CDS encoding UDP-glucose 4-epimerase has product MTFNICITGAAGHVGKVVSRAALAKGHRVFGVDQQASSGVSESHKYNYKQLDVRDDSALKTAMKEQGCDAMIHLAAALNNHNSVHKGKDWTESDIHNINTSMSYGILRASSELGIKRVVQASSVNAIGMLGSNPPTFDYLPLDENHPLRPQAAYDLSKQICEVQADAFARKYPWMRIASLRYHWVVDSSLFNLETLHKRGGEPKDLWGYISEKDTAEATLLGLTAPEGTFANGHEAFFIVAPVQHQQAATIPLIDKWYPNAEKRREWKGNEGLYDCRKAKRLLGWEAKEYFPWFP; this is encoded by the exons ATGACATTCAACATCTGTATTACCGGCGCTGCGGGTCATGTCGGCAAAGTGGTGTCTCGTGCGGCACTTGCCAAGGGGCATAGGGTGTTCGGCGTCGATCAACAAGCGAGCTCAGGCGTCAGCGAAAGCCACAAGTACAACTACAAGCAACTCGATGTGCGGGATGACTCGGCATTGAAGACCGCGATGAAGGAACAGGGCTGTGATGCCATGATACATCTTGCAGCGGCCTTGAACAACCATAACAGTGTGCACAAGGGGAAAGACTGGACTGAATCG GATATTCACAACATCAACACGTCAATGTCGTATGGCATTCTTCGTGCTTCATCCGAACTTGGGATCAAGCGGGTGGTACAAGCCTCCAGTGTAAACGCTATCGGCATGC TTGGCTCCAATCCCCCCACGTTCGACTATTTGCCTTTGGACGAGAATCATCCTTTACGCCCACAAGCCGCGTACGATCTCAGCAAGCA GATCTGCGAAGTGCAAGCGGACGCCTTTGCGCGAAAATACCCATGGATGCGAATTGCCTCGCTCCGTTACCATTGGGTCGTTGACTCGTCCTTGTTCAACCTCGAGACGTTGCACAAGCGTGGAGGGGAGCCGAAGGATCTGTGGGGCTACATCTCCGAGAAGGACACTGCCGAGGCGACCCTGTTGGGATTGACAGCTCCAGAAGGGACCTTCGCCAATGGTCATGaagccttcttcattgTAGCGCCGGTACAGCATCAACAGGCTGCTACCATTCCACTCATCGACAAGTGGTATCCTAACGCTGAGAAGAGACGGGAGTGGAAGGGCAACGAGGGACTCTATGATTGTCGCAAGGCCAAGCGGCTCTTGGGTTGGGAGGCAAAGGAGTACTTCCCATGGTTCCCTTAA
- a CDS encoding cytoplasmic protein, whose protein sequence is MPESPRTSSPAFKLDDSASITNADNHRDVLDTIELNDNNDYPIDPWKVSEASTSAPSPSRGTSYTSAASFSRSHSSSLQKLSVDRTNPEETDSSANPARTAATTSLPAHWVNNGEIPTVLGIAVVDFNHLIGPTVEYAFPPSLQNALSIDENLSKELPFLALPDGAHLSEEDYSYFHCTFSPSNDNSQQHNAETNIPTNQTLFGISCNRQLASAELHRRPSDVTRSMVQKAVVVIASHPIFGPIRDRLGVVTRAYFAQRDFGETKLLEDFYTSLETSLEGKSGEEAIYMGTSLRELVHKFRHRTLVLLKMLMLQKRVMLFGYPVEKLCTYQYSLVSLIPGLLLNLRDSGSPQLEQKRSKMRPTSLRTSDRTSLLRFMGLPLRIFSHDAFFQPYMPLQQMDTLAAKSWLVGTTNQIVTQQKECRYDLLVNIDNNTFVFPNPKLERVVGLTAADRKWMDDVVQTVEETWGLSEGERPSYRGSDDDLRARFEEYIFSALSSIKYSNYLSQTNPNPSPLFTSSSNTPSSSSINTLSTMNRDPDQQGLVMAGLGGTKEGAEAIRDFGEGWVGMFRETKVYEIWNGSTDETLFDIHEPRHPCEGKVNVVSDLSLRISEGLHDLRLDQQLGPTREALSSAFSAGSSSLFRAFDGVRSEVSNRLREREEAAAAARARQSVNSNNGPIASETHTPFSSTTTAFATNASSTQGQAQTQPVENIRATLGGIGSGIGGFFSSRISNFRNPSPTPTTPKGLRPMSLSASASTGSLKGMARLNTPERQGK, encoded by the exons ATGCCAGAATCTCCGCGTACATCATCTCCAGCGTTCAAGCTTGACGACTCTGCAAGCATCACAAACGCAGACAACCATCGTGACGTTCTAGACACCATAGAGCTCAACGACAACAACGATTATCCCATCGATCCGTGGAAAGTGTCCGAAGCGAGTACATCCGcaccttcaccttcccGCGGAACCTCCTATACTAGCGctgcttctttttcccgttcccattcatcttcattgCAGAAACTGTCGGTTGATAGAACAAATCCAGAGGAGACGGACTCTTCTGCCAATCCTGCCAGAACAGCTGCCACGACGTCCTTACCGGCACATTGGGTCAATAACGGTGAGATACCGACAGTCTTGGGTATTGCGGTAGTGGATTTCAACCATTTG ATCGGCCCCACAGTCGAATATgctttccctccttccctaCAGAATGCTTTATCAATCGATGAAAACCTATCGAAGGAGCTACCCTTTTTGGCTCTACCAGACGGCGCTCATTTAAGTGAAGAGGATTATTCTTACTTT CATTGTACATTCTCACCTTCTAATGATAACTCCCAACAACATAATGCAGAGACTAATATCCCCACCAACCAAACTCTCTTTGGTATCTC GTGCAATCGCCAACTCGCCTCCGCCGAGCTCCACCGTCGTCCCTCAGATGTTACCAGGAGCATGGTCCAAAAAGCCGTCGTCGTCATTGCCAGTCACCCAATCTTT GGCCCGATAAGAGACAGGCTAGGCGTCGTCACCCGTGCCTACTTCGCACAGCGCGATTTCGGCGAAACCAAGCTTTTGGAAGACTTCTATACCTCTCTTGAGACAAGCCTGGAAGGTAAAAGCGGGGAGGAAGCTATTTATATGG GAACAAGCTTGAGAGAATTAGTGCATAAATTCAGGCATCGGACGCTTGTTTTGCTCAAGATGCTTATGCTTCAAAAGCGC GTCATGTTATTTGGTTATCCAGTGGAGAAACTGTGCACTTACCAGTACTCTCTTGTCTCTCTTATTCCTG GGCTCCTCTTAAATCTACGCGATTCCGGATCGCCCCAATTGGAACAAAAGAGGAGTAAAATGAGACCAACATCTTTGAGAACGAGTGATAGGACGAGTTTGTTGAGGTTCATGGGTTTAC CACTAAGAATATTTTCTCACGACGCATTCTTCCAACCGTACATGCCTCTTCAACAGATGGATACGCTTGCTGCTAAAAGTTGGTTGGTCGGTACGACGAATCAGATCGTCACACAACAAAAGGAGTGTAGATATGATTTACTGGTCAAT ATTGATAACAATACATTCGTCTTCCCCAATCCGAAGCTCGAGAGGGTGGTAGGACTTACAGCGGCTGATAGAAaatggatggatgatgtGGTGCAGACGGTTGAAGAGACTTGGGGTCTG TCTGAAGGTGAACGTCCATC GTATCGAGGAAGCGATGATGATCTTCGAGCACGTTTTGAAGAGTACATCTTCTCAGCACTCTCATCTATCAAATACTCCAATTACCTCTCCCAAACAAATCCTAACCCTTCACCTTTATTCACTTCTTCGTCAAAtaccccttcctcttcttccatcaataCTCTCAGCACTATGAACCGAGATCCGGACCAACAGGGTTTAGTGATGGCGGGATTAGGCGGAACAAAAGAAGGGGCCGAGGCGATTAGGGATTTTGGAGAGGGGTGGGTGGGCATGTTTAGGGAGACAAAGGTTTACGAGATTTGGAATGGATCGACCGATGAGACGTTGTTTGATATCCATGAGCCTCG ACATCCGTGTGAAGGGAAGGTAAACGTCGTTTCAGATTTGAGTCTCCGGATATCTG AAGGACTACACGACCTTCGCCTCGATCAGCAACTCGGTCCAACCCGCGAAGCTTTATCATCCGCTTTCTCCGCTGgttcatcatccttgttCAGAGCATTTGATGGTGTGAGGTCAGAAGTTTCAAACAGGTTACGCGAACGAGAGGAGGCAGCTGCGGCTGCACGGGCAAGACAGTCAGTGAATAGCAATAATGGCCCTATTGCAAGTGAAACGCATAcaccattctcatcaacgACAACCGCATTCGCCACCAACGCGTCCTCTACCCAAGGTCAAGCCCAGACTCAACCCGTCGAGAACATCCGCGCGACATTAGGGGGGATTGGATCAGGTATCGGCGGATTTTTCAGTTCGCGCATCTCGAACTTTAGAAATCCTTCGCCTACTCCGACGACGCCAAAAGGTCTGAGACCGATGAGCTTGAGTGCGAGTGCTAGCACAGGGAGTTTAAAAGGAATGGCGAGGCTGAATACGCCGGAGAGGCAGGGGAAGTAA
- a CDS encoding efflux protein EncT produces MSAMTPHDKTFSPTPTLQSGTNDSVLRKSSTDEKSLPAESTLVKTDSQSKSNVLASLGPGRKNLLLLCFCLSMFIDAAGVSATFLMTAPIANDLGVQMGDQAWILGTYSLAFASTLLFAGRVADLYPPHRVYTFGFIGIAVFYLIISFMNDQYAFFVLRAISGLLAVMTIPSSINMIIQMYPEPNEQAKKLALFGVAGALANTIALVLAGVFLLASWRWYFRFITIIIAPFSVLAWFLMPQTEATAEDLPGAAKLKRMDIVGVLLLIACLVLFILGFTQAATDGWNSAIFIAPLIISVFLLVAFLVWEHYMPRGYSLLPHDIWSFPNIFPLIFQASAVFMWMACAQLRLATFFQETLHDSAIMAAVKLLPMGITALFVGGLTQAVPQLIMRPRYVQPVASALCLAGSLLFAFSDGGPGDKYWRFLFPGQVIGTAGAMIVFVGMNTSIIQAFPLEFAGVGGSFANIIFQIGGVIGIAVQDGLVGTGPDAATSWTGSKNSYFFTGGYIMATGLVFVVWYRQKLMPKLEGPVAAV; encoded by the exons ATGTCCGCGATGACTCCCCACGACAAGACGTTTTCACCCACGCCTACGCTTCAGAGCGGTACCAATGATTCCGTCCTCAGGAAATCCTCTACCGACGAAAAGAGTCTTCCTGCAGAGTCCACACTGGTAAAGACGGATTCTCAAAGCAAGTCCAATGTCCTCGCTTCCTTGGGACCCGGAAGGAAAAAccttttattattatgcTTCTGCCTCTC AATGTTTATCGATGCAGCAGGTGTGAGCGCTACATTCCTGATGACAGCGCCTATCGCCAACGACCTCGGTGTCCAAATGGGTGATCAAGCTTGGATCTTGGGTACCTACTC ACTAGCATTCGCTTCCACCCTCCTATTCGCAGGCCGTGTCGCCGATCTCTACCCTCCTCATCGCGTTTACACCTTTGGTTTCATCGGTATCGCCGTTTTCTACTTGATCATCTCGTTTATGAACGATCAATATGCCTTTTTCGTTTTGCGCGCCATTTCTGGGCTTTTGGCGGTCATGACGATTCCGAGTTCAATCAATATGATCA TCCAAATGTATCCAGAGCCAAACGAACAAGCCAAGAAACTCGCACTGTTCGGTGTGGCCGGCGCTCTCGCTAATACCATTGCCCTT GTCTTGGCTGGTGTCTTCTTACTCGCATCTTGGAGATGGTACTTTCGCTTCATCA CCATCATTATCGCCCCATTCTCAGTCCTCGCATGGTTCCTCATGCCCCAAACGGAAGCCACGGCCGAAGATCTCCCGGGCGCCGCCAAACTCAAACGGATGGACATTGTCGGCGTCCTCCTCTTGATCGCTTGtcttgtcctcttcatcctcggctTCACCCAAGCCGCCACCGACGGCTGGAATtccgccatcttcatcgctcctctcatcatctccgtcttcctcctcgttgCTTTCCTTGTCTGGGAACATTACATGCCTCGCGGGTATTCACTGCTCCCACACGATATCTGGAGTTTCCCCAACATCTTCCCACTCATCTTCCAGGCGTCGGCGGTATTCATGTGGATGGCCTGCGCCCAACTCCGGCTTGCGACGTTTTTCCAGGAAACACTCCACGATTCAGCGATTATGGCGGCTgtcaagcttcttcccatggGAATCACCGCCCTCTTCGTCGGCGGGTTGACGCAGGCGGTGCCGCAACTGATTATGAGGCCGAGGTACGTGCAGCCCGTCGCGTCGGCGCTCTGTTTGGCGGGCAGTTTGCTTTTCGCGTTTAGCGACGGTGGACCGGGGGACAAGTACTGGAGGTTTTTGTTCCCGGGGCAGGTTATTGGGACGGCGGGCGCGATGATTGTTTTTGTCGGTATGAA CacatccatcatccaagCGTTCCCCCTCGAATTCGCAGGCGTCGGCGGTTCATTTgccaacatcatcttccaaatcgGTGGTGTCATCGGTATCGCCGTCCAAGACGGGCTCGTTGGTACCGGTCCCGACGCAGCGACGTCCTGGACCGGGTCAAAGAACTCGTATTTCTTTACGGGCGGTTACATCATGGCGACCGGGCTGGTGTTTGTGGTGTGGTACAGGCAAAAGCTGATGCCGAAATTGGAGGGGCCTGTGGCGGCTGTTTGA
- a CDS encoding chitin synthase 1 yields the protein MSSNQDVPLPFTSSRPLPSRQPTTSRPGGTLKRNKTLTRPERHVAPAPLVAPPTQSFSPTSPLPQSDGFLNIDWWRLWAYATTFWAPPVLLRWFGIKEKQSRQAWREKIALCWIAVLLGGVVGFVTMGLQRALCPADQQNQSMYQRLGDTNMTLSISGWAFNISTSITQSNVDFYSLANQMPGQDITDLFTRSVSDYPACTSSLAYSSGAFCNSTSSSSGTSCVLSSMSQETFDSLQIQNTSLLEGYSWDQVAKLENYMVIDGYVLNMSPYLSFNPTAVEGDEVDSIIRHVLSNQTGSGKDATRLFFNRQVPQDAVGCMKARYVAGRIDKITPGCFVASFFLYVSLVVILAVVLARFAMACVFNWFLSEKLVKPVTEKELGRKGINPTIMPEGANVSVNNKLGTAPWAGGGGAAEGKGGGVGPGKKLVNGKKINPLSPLPSPSHSLPNAPLITLSQIGPELFTVCLVTCYSEGPSSIRGTLESIASTNYSDRRKLIWVVCDGMITGQGEKRSTPDVCVGMLDADGRFGNPVPMGYEAVGSGQKRENRAMVYAGHYVSRNGHRTPTIIVVKCGMPQEATEKKPGNRGKRDSQLILMNFFSRVTYNDRMTPLDFDLFRKIWTLMGVTPDYFEAVLMVDADTRIYPDSLKHLVNCMHHDNMIMGVCGETRIANKRQSWVTAIQVFEYFISHHHVKAFESVFGGVTCLPGCFSMYRIKARKDGDNDWVPILVKPEIVNEYSQSEVETLHQKNLLLLGEDRFLSTIMLRTFPRRKNIFLPQARCRTVAPDTFSVLLSQRRRWINSTVHNLMELVRVRDLCGTFCFSMQFVVFMDLVGTVVLPVAICLTFALIVNSIITPPKSFEEAIPLMLLAIVLGLPAILILITTRKVVYVAWMLVYLLALPIWNFVLPVYSFWHFDDFSWGETRRVEGEIRSKGHDDSTAVFNGTTIPLRRWEDWEKSRLRKLRREEKRRKEMERQFGAGFHGDPRLGGDLRGMGMGERPWARSEYDSDNGSLYSSEEDMWGGEVGGYNEHNPAFPPPPIALPPTDDPVSNINGETLGMDEMAAILDSGFDDDPQSQSTYPPLSHPRPHAHPPPPPISRTLANAPSPVRRHQHEYNAPQPRFNRIDSPSFGSGPNSARSSPHSADAGRYAAGEYVSIDRQDTNDLDAQMPHSGGSVSSSVESRPHGVGHAKKRSGGGAGIGAGTGARGGGYGPLGPLADVNEVGRGQTRGYGGSGKDR from the exons ATGTCTTCAAATCAAGATGTACCACTTCCATTCACTTCATCACGCCCGTTACCTTCCCGTCAACCAACCACATCCCGCCCGGGTGGCACCCTCAAACGAAATAAAACCCTCACTCGACCTGAACGACACGTCGCCCCCGCACCTCTTGTCGCCCCTCCTACTCAATCATTCTCCCCTACGTCGCCTTTACCTCAATCAGACGGTTTCCTTAATATTGATTGGTGGAGATTATGGGCGTACGCAACTACCTTTTGGGCGCCGCCGGTATTGTTAAGATGGTTTGGGATCAAGGAGAAGCAAAGTAGACAAGcatggagagagaagattgcATTGTGTTGGATAGCGGTACTTTTGGGCGGGGTGGTAGGGTTTGTGACGATGGGTTTACAGCGGGCGCTGTGCCCTGCCGATCAACAGAATCAGAGCATGTATCAGCGTCTAGGCGATACCAATA TGACGCTGAGTATATCCGGCTGGGCATTTAACATTTCGACCTCAATTACACAATCCAATGTCGATTTTTACTCTCTCGCAAACCAAATGCCCGGTCAAGACATCACCGATCTTTTCACTCGAAGCGTCTCTGACTATCCGGCATGTACATCATCCCTAGCATACTCTTCGGGTGCCTTTTGCAACTCTacttcatcatcaagtGGCACAAGCTGCGTATTATCTAGCATGTCTCAGGAGACATTCGACAGTCTCCAAATCCAGAATACTTCGCTCTTGGAAGGCTACAGCTGGGACCAAGTCGCTAAACTCGAAAATTACATGGTTATCGACGGTTACGTCCTCAACATGTCTCCTtacctctccttcaacccTACTGCCGTCGAAGGGGATGAAGTCGATAGTATCATCCGTCACGTCCTCAGTAACCAAACCGGGTCAGGTAAAGACGCTACacgtctcttcttcaaccgtCAAGTCCCGCAGGATGCTGTTGGCTGTATGAAAGCCCGTTACGTCGCCGGCCGAATTGATAAAATCACTCCCGGGTGTTTCGTCGCCAGTTTTTTTCTGTACGTATCACTTGTGGTGATCCTCGCGGTGGTGCTGGCGAGGTTTGCGATGGCGTGCGTTTTTAATTGGTTTTTATCGGAAAAGTTGGTGAAACCGGTGacggagaaggagttggggagaaaaggaataAACCCGACGATCATGCCGGAGGGAGCAAATGTCAGCGTAAACAATAAATTGGGGACTGCTCCTTGGGctgggggaggaggagcggcGGAGGGAAAGGGTGGAGGGGTGGGACCGGGTAAGAAACTCGTGAACGGTAAAAAAATCAACCCCCTCAGccccctcccttccccttcccattCCTTACCCAATGCCCCACTCATCACCCTCTCCCAAATCGGTCCCGAACTTTTCACAGTGTGCCTCGTCACCTGCTACTCTGAAGGCCCTTCCTCTATTCGCGGCACCCTCGAATCCATCGCTTCCACCAATTACTCGGACAGACGGAAACTGATATGGGTGGTGTGTGATGGGATGATCACGGGACagggggagaagagaagtaCACCGGATGTGTGCGTAGGGATGTTGGATGCGGATGGGAGGTTTGGGAATCCGGTGCCAATGGGGTATGAGGCAGTGGGCAGTGGgcagaagagggaaaaTAGAGCGATGGTTTATGCTGGGCATTATG TATCCCGAAACGGCCATCGCACACCAACCATCATAGTCGTCAAATGCGGTATGCCTCAAGAAGCCACCGAGAAAAAACCAGGCAATAGAGGAAAACGAGATTCACAGCTCATTTTGATGAATTTTTTCTCCAGAGTTACATATAACGATAGAATGACGCCGCTGGATTTTGATCTGTTTAGAAAGATTTGGACGTTGATGGGTGTGACGCCGGATTATTTCGAGGCCGTTTTGATG GTTGACGCAGATACCCGGATTTACCCCGACTCGCTGAAACACCTCGTCAACTGCATGCACCACGACAACATGATTATGGGCGTCTGCGGCGAAACCCGGATCGCAAACAAACGTCAATCGTGGGTCACCGCCATCCAAGTTTTCGAGTACTTTATCTCGCACCATCATGTCAAGGCTTTCGAATCTGTTTTTGGAGGTGTCACCTGTCTACCGGGTTGTTTTAGTATGTACCGGATCAAAGCCcggaaggatggggataATGATTGGGTGCCGATCCTGGTCAAACCGGAGATTGTGAATGAGTACTCGCAGTCTGAGGTGGAGACTCTACATCAGAAAAATTTGTTACTTCTAGGTGAAGACCGTTTTCTGTCAACCATCATGCTCCGCACGTTTCCCCGCCGCAAAAATATTTTTCTTCCGCAAGCACGATGCCGTACCGTCGCGCCAGATACGTTCTccgtccttctctcccagcGTCGGAGATGGATCAACTCCACCGTTCATAACCTCATGGAACTTGTCCGCGTCCGCGATCTATGTGGCACATTTTGCTTTTCGATGCAATTCGTCGTCTTTATGGACCTTGTAGGGACGGTCGTATTGCCCGTAGCAATCTGTCTTACATTTGCGCTTATTGTGAATTCGATCATCACACCGCCGAAATCGTTTGAAGAGGCGATCCCGCTGATGTTGTTGGCGATCGTGTTGGGCTTGCCGGCgattttgattttgatCACGACGAGAAAGGTGGTGTATGTGGCATGGATGCTGGTTTATCTCTTGGCGTTACCGATATGGAATTTCGTTTTGCCAGTGTACTCCTTTTGGCATTTTGATGATTTTTCATGGGGAGAAACTCG TCGAGTTGAAGGCGAAATCCGATCTAAGGGGCATGACGACTCCACCGCCGTGTTTAACGGTACAACCATTCCTCTTCGCCGATGGGAAGATTGGGAGAAATCACGACTTCGCAAACTTCGccgagaggagaagaggaggaaagagatggagaggcaGTTTGGAGCCGGTTTCCATGGAGATCCTAGGCTCGGCGGGGATCTTCGggggatgggaatgggggAAAGGCCCTGGGCGAGGAGCGAGTATGACAGTGATAATGGGAGTTTGTATAGTAGTGAGGAAGATATGTGGGGCGGAGAAGTCGGCGGG TACAACGAACATAACCCCGCATTCCCTCCGCCACCTATTGCGCTTCCTCCTACCGACGATCCTGTGAGCAATATCAACGGCGAGACACTTgggatggatgagatggcTGCTATCCTCGACTCTGGTTTCGACGACGATCCCCAATCGCAATCAacctatcctcctctctctcatcctcggcCCCATGCACAccctccaccgccacctATATCCCGTACGCTTGCTAATGCCCCTTCGCCTGTACGCAGACATCAACACGAGTACAATGCTCCTCAGCCTCGTTTCAATCGTATCGACTCTCCCAGCTTTGGCTCGGGACCTAATTCCGCTCGCTCTAGTCCTCATTCTGCTGACGCCGGTAGGTATGCGGCTGGCGAATATGTCTCAATAGACAGGCAAGACACGAACGATCTAGACGCACAAATGCCACACAGTGGGGGGAGTGTAAGTTCCAGTGTGGAAAGTAGGCCGCACGGTGTCGGACAtgcgaagaaaaggagcgGTGGTGGAGCCGGAATTGGAGCAGGGACGGGCGCGAGGGGCGGAGGATATGGGCCCCTGGGACCATTGGCGGATGTGAACGAAGTTGGACGGGGGCAAACAAGAGGTTATGGCGGATCGGGAAAGGATAGATAG